Genomic DNA from Dermacentor variabilis isolate Ectoservices chromosome 6, ASM5094787v1, whole genome shotgun sequence:
TCGGGTTGATGGCGCTCTTAACCAGGCGAGAAACGATCcggtggcctccgagatcgagtAATTCGCCTGGGCACCAGTGTTGACGGGCTGGATGTGGCAATGCCGAGTGCTGCCTGAAGAAGCCTCGCTCCACCCGGAGGGACCGCAGTGGCCGGCCTTGAGAGGTGCCAGACTTGACAGCGGCCCAACAgacgccgcaccactggcaatgcCTACCGCCTCCGAAGTAGGCGGTGCttcgctggaagcgactggtgttgccgTGGATTCCTCTGCGGGCTGGACTTCTGAAGTGGCAGTCAAGGGTACAAGCCAGGTTCCGAGGCGAGGCCCAACGTGGCGTGTCGGTGCCACGTGCTCCCGTCCGGCATGCAGACAAGCagtgatgaggcgctggcaggagctaccacctgtccggcggaccagggtgggccaggacgaaaGTTTCTCTCCTGACTCCGGCAAAGGCGTGGGACGGCAgcctcggtcagcagccagcttctgcttcaggaGCGCTGTGGATTCGaagtccggatgcaagacgtccaagggtgtcttgaccatccggcTCAGTAGGAGCTCACAAGGGGcatggccagtgacatcgtggggcgtggccTGGTACTGGAACAGTACCTGGGCAACCTGCGTCTGGAAATCCCCAGCCTGgctcttgagcttgtccttgatggtctgTACCACCTGCTCGGttgcaccgtttgaagcaggTGGTACGGtagaaccatcatccggcggatacCGTTCTTTGTCAGCCAGGCCAgatactctgtgctggcgaaagcaggaccattgtcagACGTGATGACGTCCAGCGACGTCCTGGGTGGCGAAGACCTGTCGCAGCGCCGCAATTGTCGCGCCTGCATATGGAGCGGTGACAGGTAAAACCTCCACACGCTTcaaaaaggcgtccaccaccacaaggaagtaatggcccttgaagggcccccaaaatccacatCCAGGCGGTACCTCGGTTGCTGTGGGAAtagccagggggtgatttccacatgacgtgaggtCCGCTGATGCTTCTAGGAGACTTGGCAGCTGTGCATGTGAGTGATGTCCTGGTCCCAGGCAAGGCCACCAAAcgtgggaccgggccaccatcttggtcttttcaaCACCAAGGCCACCCGCATGCGGCTACTGCAGTACCCTGGACCGGAGACATTGTGGGATCACCATTTTGGAGCCCCACAGTAGACAGCCAAGCTGCAGGCTAAGCtcggcggccttgtggctataggcttGCTGAACCAACGCCTCCCCACAGGACACCGCCTTGATCACCCGAGACAGGACTGGGTCTCGGCTGGTCGCCTGCGACACCGCAGAACTGGAAGGTACGTCCGGGTACGCAGGCTctagcatgaacacttcagcaggttctgggaCTTCAGCAGCAGACACTTCTGGCAGGGGCAAGAGGTTCAGTGCAttagcaggtcccaggtcctttccctgACGGTAGACCAGCTGGTAGCTGTAGGCTGCCAGCCTtgaggcccagcgtaccactcaaAGTGATTGATACCTGCATGGGAACCGCTTTGTatggccccagcagccccaacagcggcttgtggtctgtgactgcctcgaacttccggccccacaagTACTGTGAAAGCGCTTCACCCCGAACGTGAGGGCCAGGCCTTCCTCGTCCAGCTGTCTGTAGCGTTGCTGTGAAGCATGAAGCCAACGAGAAGCAAGcaacacagggcgttcctggccagcCTTATCTTGGTGCGCCAGGACGGTTCTCACGCCATATGGCGACGCATCTAGTCAAAACGACAGGCTTAGCCGAATtgaagtgtaccagcactggagctTTGGTGACTACCTCCTGCTGCTCTGGAAGGCCACGTCCTGCTCCTTCCAGACTCACTGGTAACCATCTCGAAGCAGATCGAGCGACTGTAGATGTgccgacaggttcggcaggaaacttCTGTAGAGCtcgatgaggccgaggtagctctgaagctctttgttctggggcttaggtgccttgagcacagcGTCAACTTTGCCGGGAGCCGGGtctaggccagcctgggaaatggCATGTCCCaggtactcaacactgggggccaggaaaacacacttttccagcttgagcttgagaccggcgtcctgcagtcgtgctaGGACGTGCAGGTTCTGCTGGTGGTCCCTGTCGTCGGTCCTggtaaccaggatgtcatccaagcACACCGCCAtttgcctcatgcccctgaagaggttgtccatctccgtCTGAAATATGACTGAGGCTGAAGCCACGCCAAATGGTAAGTGTGTGTACGGGAAGGGCCgtaaagttgtcgatattgtgacatactccCAGGAGGCATCCTGAAGCACCAGCTGTTGATAAATGTCTTTGAGGTCGAGCTTCGTTAACTTCGGTCCTCCGGACAACGCTGACCGTAGATCTTCAATCTGGGGCAGTGGACCTTTCTTGACGGTAGCGACGGGGTCGATGGCAACCTTGCAATTCCCGCAGATGCTAACATTGCCTTCTCGCTTGAGGACCGGTACGATGGGAGCGCTCCATTCAGACATCTTGACGAGCACAAAGATTCCCTATcactgtaaccgttgcagctcctgggtgaccccgtccctcagggcgaacggcagtgggcgaggcatGAAAAAACGAGGCCGGGCTCCGTCAGGCACATAGATGCCAGCTgtcgtgccggcgaatgtgcccacccctggctgcaacagggacttgaacttggTCAGGAGGCaggggacgtctttcaccacatgcaggctggcctCCTGgcactctggcagacgaacgtcCAGTGCATGAAttcagtttcggcccagcagtgTCGGCGACGACCGCTTGGTTAAATAAAGGGGATGgtttgcctccctgtcgccaaagtgAACGCTGACCTGGGCTTGACCCTAGACCTGGGAGAGCTGCGCGGAGTAGGTGAGCAGCAtgacgcccgaagcctcgacggacacgccggggtaGGTACGCTTGAACAGTTTTCCGTTCATGACTGACACGCTTGCCCCTCTGCCCCGCTCCATGGAAATGGGATGCCCGCAgacttcgacggtcagcatgtacggcggtaCAGATGACGGAACAAGGCCtatgtgccacatgtcgaaaatcagtGGGTCCTCGGCCATGctgtggagcctggccgcgggggaactcgagcctgctgccgcacgtctcCGCCACTTACCCTtacgacggctaccctggccgagagcttgtgtggtacctggtcttgaaccaggctgctgctgttgctgctcctgTCCGCTGTTCATCCTCCCCCCTCGGCATACCGTGCCAGGTGCCCAATATCTCACacatgaagcattgtgcttgagagaactggcactgtgagggagggggagtgggcaccactaCAGCGactgcaggtactgccctttgtcgccaacttgttgaccacTGCTCCTGCCGACAGTGCATGTGCAATCACCGACTGGTCGCACATGCAACCTTGCCGGCGTTTTTGGCGGCAGCTTCAATCGCCAGCGCAGCCTTCACAGCGTCGTCCAGTGAAAGGTCGGGTAGCTCCAGGAGTCGTGTCTTCATGGCGGGGCTTTTATGCCGCAGACGGAACAGTCCCGGAGCAGCAaatccagctggtccccgaaagcGCAGgtactcgctaaccctcgtagcgcagcgtCGAACTGCCCAACAGTCTCTCCTTCCCCGCGGCTCCGGTTATTGAAGCGGAAACGccccattagtgtggacggtgccggGATGAAATGCGAgtgcagtatggcgagcagctcaggCAGTGtcttaacgtgcggcgtggctggcttcaaaggtcgagcaggagactgaagacgcgggtcccgcagctagCCACGACAATGTACCGCTGTTTGGcatcgggtgtgtcgtttgcccggacgaacacgtggacttgttccttgtaaatttgccaggcggacccatctccctccaACCGcccgagccttccgtacagcggcatggcggcagcaacggaaGCGGTGTTTTtccgctcgcggcggcgtgggacgatccgtgggtactcgtcgccagtgtcacgatccgcccgggttcgtgaacaggGGGAGAACGGCTCGAGGTACCCTCTTCAAGAGTGACGCTCCGCAACGTgatggtgatgaacgatgactgaccgtcgaacagctgtgctcgtcggtgtttatgtGGTGCGGGGACCAATGTTACGCACTGaacctggcgggccaacgaagattatgcccgggGGTCGTCACATGCTTGTCACAGTGCCACAATTATGAAACCAAGAAAAACTGAAGTTGTCACCACCAGCATCTTTATTGTGAAACCTCTTATTGGTACCAACCGTTTGACAATCACATAACGTTGTACATAATATATGCAGTGAAATACAATGGCAGGCAGCAGACATTACAGGCAAACTAAATTGCTTCACATAAGAAAAAACGCCTCTGTATCATGAAAATAAAGTGGGCACTAAAATACCACATAATGTGATTTCTTGGTTTCTGAAAGGCACAATGAGCACGTAACGCATGAACCTATACAAAAATATCACTGCACATAACAGCTAAGCATAAACATACTAAATGATAAATAGAATAAGACAGTAAAAAACAATGCTTGAAAAGGGGcacttttctaaaaaaaaattcgagACAAGTTCTTCTTAGGTGAGCAACATCGCAGTGTTAACTGCACTATGTCCTGTAGAATAAAACAAAAAGGGCACAATGCTTAATTCTCATGAACAAAAAAGCAGAATTCACATATAGAAACTTCAAAGCACTATTTGACTAGCCTTGtattcagcaaaaaaagaaataaaaaagaaataacgtaGTGAAACATAAACCAGAGCAACAGTTGAAGCCCCAAAACAGTAAAATCCTATGCGAAAAACAATCTGAAAACCACCAATACGTCAGTAGACTGATAAATTAGGTAAGAGAAGCAGGCAACCCCCTGCAGCAAAAGGGTGCTAAATTAGCTTCCCCATAAAGGAGCAAAATTCCGAACACAgctgctacataaaaaaaaaaattgttttaacaGATTGTTCTTGCTCTTAGATGTTAAGACACTTGCATATGGCACAAAGCTATTATAATCTTAATTGTTGCCTCATTTTCCTTGCAAGCATGCAGTCCAAGTACACTAATGGTATGCTCTAGAAATTATTCGAGTAGAATAACTGTACCATATTTTCATGCGAGTGAGACTACAGCCAGTCCGTATGTAGATTCATGGATCATAAAGAATGTCATTGTAATTGCAGTTAGTGGTTACCTAGTGCCACAGCACACTTGTCATGCAGtagtcagaatcagaatcggtttttattgagattattagaaagattacaagttgttaatattaACCAAGTGCAGTGGCAACAAGCCACACCATGCTGCTGAGAGTGTCAAGCCCCTCGTAGCTATAAAATCAGCCCTTTCCTTTTAAACCGCCTTGATGCTAATCTGGTCATGTACGCTAACGATTcggatatatttttttcatcccactCTTTGTCCCAAATGGAAGCTGCGGCAAATGCATATTTAAGAAAGCTACACAACTGGTTATTGACCAATAGCCTAAGCCTTAATTTATCAAAGACAAACTGCATTATTTTTAATCCTATTAATacagtattgggggcgagctccaccactggaaaaactGTCACGCCACTGTCGGCGTGacatggcatgagggatcacgtggacacagaggccgcgtcgtctgcttcggaagtgccgaagcgagctgaaaacgaaagtttgaagTCCTCCTGCGCTTCGGTTCTGAATAATTGGTGAGGCTTTTCCACCTTggatgtctgcttgacaacatttgaaatcactataataggtagtggctgcgtTTGGAGGCGTGGATCATGGTacgctactgctcggtgccgcagtggcggacgtacgcaacggagcccggtgtcagccttattcacacgtagccgcaggacaagaagctccgtgaagcttggctcacgaaacttagaaccggcaaacagccatcggctacaactcggatatgcagcaagcacagatgcgaggagcatttctgctacggcgccggggcTGCGCGATGTTTGGTGAGTaacagaaaacgcgcactgagacgctcgtccGCACCCGCTgctgttgatgctagatactggcaagttcactggaacggaaagggagcggtaagacgcacattacaAGAAGGCACGGCATATggccatgtttgtgttatgaattagtgcactggattacgaaaaacaagcagagggaaatcgcacgctgagaagaccgataaacatgcagtacgacgcaacttgagaaataatatggaaatgtccaagaatttagaagacaaaaaaagattgaatcgtcgtgacggcacatcacagtcgccgtagctaggcgtcgaagtctttataacggaattatttttgaacaggtcTGATAGCGTTCACGCAACAACGGTTGCTGGTGTACtttcaaatgctcatatgctgcggcctaaagctcacggcatggtgcgaaaacgcgcccacagcgaaagcaaaacattgtgcgtggacatgcatgcagacgcgcagtcggtcgctgcgaacctgtgcgatcgctggattgaggctccattctgttatgccccatttggttatacagacagcccactataagaacatatttcacatagtttactctcagcgtttggctacctttcacgcaagaagccggttggggagactccatcgtggcgaccgcgcgcagtggcgttcacagtacgttttcggtaaagagatagcgtctgtaagcgATTCTGTACTTTCCGTTTGctcaagattattatatcgacagtcaaaaacttccctcgttttgagagtgcctacataaatgtccaggagggctgccccgtggtgtttttattgagagagagagagagagagagagagaaacatttatttttcatgagattgggcgacttcctcgcagggtggagcccttatttcagggccccattggctcgcacCACTCCGCGTGCCCACCGGATCAGCAGTCGCAGCTCTTGCgagtctgagctggtcagcgcagtctcccggcaggaaggtgaaggtgaaggaataggggagtatcccggagggtgtgggcactcccaggtgcaatgatatactgtgggctttgctccacaatagagACAGTATGAAGGACgctgtgtggggtggaagaggtgaagataaaagaggcagggaaatgaattagtttgaagctgacgccacgcgacggcatcttctcgattaagggaattatgtagtggagggaagtgtctcctggtatctctgtaatattgtagagttgcAGTGttgttcagtggttctgtcggtgcgtcgtctgtgttggacagctcttccaatggcgcccggttagcgagctctcgggctaccgcattagcgcgttcattaccatggagagaggcatgtccaggtgtccagacgatacgcagcctgtgtaacgctgtggggtgcaatgatgtaaggatgcggtgtgtgtagggtgtcaccctcccttgtgccaaagtcctgcaggcggtctgagaatcggtgaccactgtgataggtccatcCGGCGCCGGCAGGGTTGAAGCGcgtacgatggctagggcgatagcagcctcttccgccgtgccactgtccacagtgttgagcgtggccgaagccctcagaatgtctgcactatctagtacgactagacatagggcacgtttctgtgggtagcgggccacgtcggtgtatatGACTGGTGTGTTTGATATGTTatcgccaaagagtcgagccagggcttgtgctcttgcctttcttcgacctttctgacggtcagggtgcatattccggggaattgggtctacgtgaattttgttgcgaatgctaagcggaagaagcgtgcggttttcctgttgtggtattcttggtgtttggtatcctagccgtgatagaatgtggcacccttgcattgttcgttgcagacgttgcaattggctgttcAGATGACCTTCAGctagttcgcggatggtgttgtgcacccccagtcgtagtaggagctgcgtagacgcatgttggggtagtcccagcgctgcctttagtgccgtacggaggagggtgtccatctggtgcatctcagtctgagtcagattatgataggggaggtggtaggttaatcggctaattatgagggcttgcacaattcggagtacgtctttttcttggagtccttgtcggcggtttgtaatgcgctttatcatgtgcgttacttgggtaagttgttggcggagcacgtgtagggtatgtgtggccttcccgttgtgttgtatgtgaaggcctagtacacgtagtctgtctacccttggtATAGCGTTGC
This window encodes:
- the LOC142584561 gene encoding uncharacterized protein LOC142584561, whose translation is MSEWSAPIVPVLKREGNVSICGNCKVAIDPVATVKKGPLPQIEDLRSALSGGPKLTKLDLKDIYQQLVLQDASWEYVTISTTLRPFPYTHLPFGVASASVIFQTEMDNLFRGMRQMAVCLDDILVTRTDDRDHQQNLHVLARLQDAAYSYQLVYRQGKDLGPANALNLLPLPEVSAAEVPEPAEVFMLEPAYPDVPSSSAVSQATSRDPVLSRVIKAVSCGEALVQQAYSHKAAELSLQLGCLLWGSKMVIPQCLRSRHRVSGLADKERYPPDDGSTVPPASNGATEQVVQTIKDKLKSQAGDFQTQVAQVLFQYQATPHDVTGHAPCELLLSRMVKTPLDVLHPDFESTALLKQKLAADRGCRPTPLPESGEKLSSWPTLYAQMGCPLDGLSLQGELQIRSPGR